A window of the Amycolatopsis solani genome harbors these coding sequences:
- the thiC gene encoding phosphomethylpyrimidine synthase ThiC, with translation MTTLENKHVSVTTGPITGSHKVYHQTESGLRVPARRIDLSNGEHFDVYDTSGPYTDPDANIDVHSGLHRLRAGWADGREHNTQLGWAKQGVITREMEYIAARERVEPEFVRSEVASGRAVIPVNRRHPESEPMIIGKNFLVKINANMGNSAVWSSVEEEVDKMVWATRWGADTIMDLSTGKRIHETREWIIRNSPVPVGTVPIYQALEKVDGEPEKLSWEIYRDTIIEQCEQGVDYVTVHAGVLLRYIPLTARRVTGIVSRGGSIMAAWCLAHHQESFLYTHFEELCELLRQYDVTFSLGDGLRPGSIADANDRAQFAELETLGELTHIARSHDVQVMIEGPGHVPMHKIKENVELEEKLCGEAPFYTLGPLATDIAPGYDHITSAIGAAQIGWYGTAMLCYVTPKEHLGLPNRDDVKTGVITYKIAAHAADLAKGHPYAQEWDDELSKARFEFRWNDQFNLSLDPDTARSFHDETLPAEPAKTAHFCSMCGPKFCSMRITQDVRKYAEEHGLSTVEAIEAGMAEKSAEFSDAGNKVYLPVVQP, from the coding sequence TTGACGACGCTCGAAAACAAGCACGTCTCCGTAACGACCGGCCCGATCACGGGCTCGCACAAGGTGTACCACCAGACCGAGTCCGGACTTCGGGTTCCGGCTCGCCGGATCGACCTCTCCAACGGTGAACACTTCGACGTCTACGACACTTCGGGCCCGTACACGGACCCGGACGCGAACATCGACGTCCACAGTGGACTACACCGGCTCCGCGCCGGCTGGGCCGACGGCCGCGAGCACAACACCCAGCTCGGGTGGGCCAAACAGGGCGTCATCACGCGGGAAATGGAGTACATCGCCGCCCGCGAGCGCGTCGAACCGGAGTTCGTGCGGTCGGAAGTCGCCAGCGGCCGCGCGGTGATCCCGGTCAACCGCAGGCACCCCGAGTCCGAGCCGATGATCATCGGCAAGAACTTCCTGGTGAAGATCAACGCCAACATGGGCAACTCGGCCGTCTGGTCGTCGGTCGAGGAAGAGGTCGACAAGATGGTGTGGGCGACCCGCTGGGGCGCCGACACGATCATGGACCTCTCCACCGGCAAGCGGATCCACGAGACGCGGGAGTGGATCATCCGCAACTCGCCGGTCCCGGTCGGCACCGTGCCGATCTACCAGGCGCTGGAAAAGGTCGACGGCGAACCGGAAAAGCTGTCGTGGGAGATCTACCGCGACACCATCATCGAGCAGTGCGAACAGGGCGTCGACTACGTCACCGTGCACGCCGGCGTGCTGCTGCGCTACATCCCGCTGACCGCGCGGCGCGTCACCGGCATCGTCAGCCGCGGCGGCTCGATCATGGCCGCCTGGTGCCTCGCGCACCACCAAGAGTCCTTCCTGTACACGCACTTCGAGGAACTCTGCGAGCTCCTGCGGCAGTACGACGTCACGTTCTCCCTCGGCGACGGCCTGCGTCCGGGTTCGATCGCCGACGCCAACGACCGCGCCCAGTTCGCCGAGCTCGAAACCCTCGGCGAGTTGACGCACATCGCGCGTTCGCACGACGTCCAGGTGATGATCGAGGGCCCCGGCCACGTGCCGATGCACAAGATCAAGGAGAACGTGGAGCTCGAAGAAAAGCTCTGCGGTGAAGCGCCGTTCTACACCCTCGGTCCACTCGCGACGGACATCGCGCCCGGGTACGACCACATCACGTCGGCCATCGGCGCGGCCCAGATCGGCTGGTACGGCACGGCCATGCTGTGCTACGTCACGCCGAAGGAGCACCTCGGCCTGCCGAACCGCGACGACGTCAAGACCGGCGTGATCACGTACAAGATCGCCGCGCACGCCGCGGACCTGGCCAAGGGCCACCCGTACGCGCAGGAGTGGGACGACGAGCTGTCGAAGGCGCGCTTCGAGTTCCGCTGGAACGACCAGTTCAACCTCTCGCTCGACCCGGACACCGCACGGTCGTTCCACGACGAGACGCTGCCCGCCGAGCCGGCCAAGACCGCGCACTTCTGCTCGATGTGCGGCCCGAAGTTCTGCTCGATGCGGATCACGCAGGACGTCCGGAAGTACGCCGAGGAGCACGGACTGTCCACTGTGGAGGCAATCGAGGCCGGCATGGCGGAGAAGTCGGCGGAGTTCTCGGACGCGGGGAACAAGGTCTACCTGCCCGTGGTGCAGCCGTGA
- a CDS encoding glycoside hydrolase family 15 protein, translated as MRKLMFGALAGLLVTGLIPATAAAQGEAPGAPGAHPSWLPANKTGFGTAHDRSSNVWFTLQGGQLSEVYYPDLSTPSVRSMNFVVTDGRGFATIDYTAKSQQVRRTGDDSLGYEQTITDDQHRWRLTKTYVTDPAATTVLVDVDFQSLTGRPYQLYAVADPDLTNDGSDDSAARKGDALTASDATNAAALTAKPAFTKTSVGYAGASDGNTQLTKTFKLNTYDTAAKGNVLLTGQTSADGVRNRHVTLALGMGAKAADALGSAQASQRRGVRDITRAYDRGWAQYLRGVSKPPSSLKTGAERDLYKASMLTLAASEDKHHPGAFIASPSMPWRFGNNDPEWSPSGTYHLVWPRDLYQIATGLAAGGDTGAANRAVSYMFGTQQQADGHMPQNSRVDGVPYWTSIQLDETAFPIVLAQQLGRTDLWPGVRKAADFIIGYVGPNGQPAPYTQQERWEEQDGWSPSTIASVIAGLVCAADLASRSGAPADAARYLAAADKFKADLPKQTITTNGPLSKEPYFVRLTKDANANAGTKYNLGNSSVTMDQRAVTDAGFLDLVRLGIYRADDPVIKNSIRVTDKDIAFTTPTGQFWHRYTKDGYGEQADGSPWDYTFPAESRTTFGRLWPLLAGERGEYELTLGDPASAARRLRDLGRVSSSAETMPEQVWDENAPSGQTGFPPGTPNNSATPLAWTHAQYVRLAWDVKAGTVLETPRVVRCHYLGC; from the coding sequence ATGCGCAAACTCATGTTCGGCGCCCTCGCCGGGCTGCTCGTCACCGGGCTGATACCGGCGACCGCGGCGGCACAGGGCGAGGCTCCCGGCGCCCCGGGCGCCCATCCCAGCTGGCTGCCCGCGAACAAGACCGGCTTCGGCACCGCCCACGACCGGTCGAGCAACGTCTGGTTCACCCTCCAAGGTGGCCAGCTGTCCGAGGTCTACTACCCGGACCTGTCCACGCCGAGCGTCCGGTCGATGAACTTCGTCGTCACGGACGGGCGCGGCTTCGCGACCATCGACTACACCGCCAAGTCTCAGCAGGTGCGGCGCACCGGCGACGACAGTTTGGGTTACGAGCAGACCATCACCGACGACCAGCACCGCTGGCGGCTGACCAAGACCTACGTCACCGACCCGGCCGCCACGACGGTGCTGGTGGACGTCGACTTCCAGTCGCTCACCGGGCGGCCGTACCAGCTCTACGCGGTCGCCGACCCGGACCTGACCAACGACGGCTCCGACGACTCGGCCGCGCGGAAGGGGGACGCGCTCACCGCGAGCGACGCCACGAACGCCGCCGCGCTCACCGCGAAGCCCGCCTTCACGAAGACCAGCGTCGGCTACGCGGGCGCGTCCGACGGGAACACGCAGCTCACCAAGACCTTCAAGCTGAACACCTACGACACGGCCGCGAAGGGCAACGTCCTGCTGACCGGGCAGACGAGCGCCGACGGCGTCCGGAACCGGCACGTCACCCTCGCGCTCGGCATGGGCGCGAAGGCCGCCGACGCGCTCGGCAGCGCGCAGGCGTCGCAGCGACGCGGTGTCCGCGACATCACCCGCGCGTACGACCGCGGCTGGGCGCAGTACCTGCGCGGGGTGAGCAAGCCGCCGTCGTCACTGAAGACCGGCGCCGAGCGCGACCTCTACAAGGCGTCGATGCTGACCCTCGCCGCGAGCGAGGACAAGCACCACCCGGGCGCCTTCATCGCGTCGCCGAGCATGCCGTGGCGGTTCGGCAACAACGACCCGGAGTGGTCGCCGTCCGGTACCTACCACCTGGTCTGGCCGCGTGACCTCTACCAGATCGCGACCGGGCTGGCCGCCGGCGGCGACACCGGGGCCGCGAACCGCGCGGTGTCCTACATGTTCGGCACGCAGCAGCAGGCCGACGGGCACATGCCGCAGAACAGCCGCGTCGACGGCGTGCCGTACTGGACGTCGATCCAGCTCGACGAAACCGCGTTCCCGATCGTGCTGGCCCAGCAGCTCGGCCGGACCGACCTGTGGCCCGGCGTCCGGAAGGCCGCCGACTTCATCATCGGCTACGTCGGCCCGAACGGGCAGCCGGCGCCGTACACCCAGCAGGAGCGCTGGGAGGAGCAGGACGGCTGGTCCCCGTCGACCATCGCGTCGGTGATCGCCGGGCTCGTCTGCGCCGCGGATCTGGCTTCGCGCAGCGGCGCGCCGGCGGACGCGGCCCGGTACCTCGCCGCGGCGGACAAGTTCAAGGCCGACCTGCCGAAGCAGACGATCACCACGAACGGGCCGCTGTCGAAGGAACCGTACTTCGTCCGGCTGACCAAGGACGCGAACGCCAACGCGGGCACGAAGTACAACCTCGGCAACTCGAGCGTGACGATGGACCAGCGCGCGGTCACCGACGCGGGCTTCCTCGACCTCGTCCGGCTGGGCATCTACCGGGCCGACGACCCGGTGATCAAGAACAGCATCCGGGTGACCGACAAGGACATCGCGTTCACCACGCCGACCGGGCAGTTCTGGCACCGGTACACGAAGGACGGTTACGGCGAGCAGGCCGACGGTTCGCCGTGGGACTACACGTTCCCGGCGGAGAGCCGCACCACGTTCGGGCGGCTGTGGCCACTGCTCGCCGGTGAGCGCGGCGAGTACGAGCTGACCCTCGGCGATCCGGCGTCGGCCGCGCGGCGGCTGCGTGACCTCGGCCGGGTGAGCAGCTCGGCGGAGACCATGCCGGAGCAGGTGTGGGACGAGAACGCGCCGTCGGGGCAGACCGGCTTCCCGCCGGGCACGCCGAACAACTCGGCGACCCCGCTGGCCTGGACGCACGCCCAGTACGTCCGCCTGGCCTGGGACGTCAAGGCGGGCACGGTCCTGGAGACGCCTCGCGTGGTCCGCTGCCACTACCTCGGCTGCTGA
- a CDS encoding DUF3263 domain-containing protein codes for MDAAESMAEPQPSPPKPVPGLTEREVEILAFERQWWRHAGAKENAIRERFSLSATRYYQLLNKLLEKPEATEADPMLVKRLRKTRAARQRKRGARRLGIELK; via the coding sequence ATGGACGCCGCGGAGTCGATGGCTGAGCCGCAGCCGTCGCCGCCGAAGCCCGTGCCCGGCCTGACCGAGCGCGAGGTCGAAATCCTCGCCTTCGAACGTCAGTGGTGGCGACACGCCGGGGCGAAGGAGAACGCCATCCGCGAACGGTTCTCGTTGTCGGCCACCCGCTACTACCAGCTGCTCAACAAGCTGCTGGAGAAGCCGGAGGCGACCGAGGCCGACCCGATGCTGGTGAAGCGGCTGCGCAAGACGCGCGCCGCCCGGCAGCGCAAGCGTGGCGCCCGGCGACTGGGGATCGAGCTGAAATGA
- the thiD gene encoding bifunctional hydroxymethylpyrimidine kinase/phosphomethylpyrimidine kinase: MTPRTALTIAGSDSGGGAGIQADLRTFFANGVHGLVALTAVTVQNSLGVQGFTEIPADVVTAQIKAVASDMGVDAAKTGMLATAEIIRSVAKTLDELGLAFPLVVDPVAASMTGHALLREDALEAIRTELFPRATLITPNLDEVRLLTGISVTSPATQRSAAEALLEFGSRWVLVKGGHMAGTADCVDLLSDGRDFISLSGPRYQTENTHGGGDTLASAITASLAKGATVPDAVAAGKRFIERCVAEAYPLGAGVGPVSPFWVLDR; the protein is encoded by the coding sequence GTGACACCCCGGACCGCCCTCACCATCGCCGGATCCGACTCCGGCGGTGGTGCGGGCATCCAGGCGGACCTGCGCACGTTCTTCGCCAACGGCGTCCACGGGCTCGTGGCGCTGACCGCGGTCACCGTGCAGAACTCCCTGGGTGTGCAGGGTTTCACCGAGATCCCGGCCGACGTGGTCACGGCGCAGATCAAGGCGGTGGCGTCCGACATGGGCGTCGACGCGGCGAAGACGGGGATGCTCGCGACGGCCGAGATCATCCGCTCGGTGGCGAAGACCCTGGACGAGCTCGGCTTGGCCTTCCCGCTGGTCGTCGACCCGGTGGCGGCGTCCATGACGGGGCACGCGCTGCTGCGGGAGGACGCGCTGGAGGCGATCCGCACGGAGCTGTTCCCCCGCGCCACGCTGATCACCCCGAACCTCGACGAAGTCCGGTTGCTGACCGGGATTTCGGTGACCTCCCCGGCCACCCAGCGCTCGGCGGCCGAAGCCCTGCTGGAGTTCGGCTCCCGCTGGGTCCTGGTCAAGGGCGGCCACATGGCGGGCACGGCGGACTGCGTCGACCTGCTTTCGGACGGCCGCGACTTCATCTCGCTGAGCGGCCCCCGCTACCAGACGGAAAACACCCACGGCGGCGGCGACACCCTGGCGTCGGCGATCACGGCGTCCCTGGCGAAGGGCGCCACGGTCCCGGACGCGGTGGCGGCGGGGAAGCGGTTCATCGAGCGCTGCGTGGCGGAGGCCTACCCGCTGGGCGCGGGCGTCGGCCCGGTTTCCCCGTTCTGGGTGCTGGACCGCTGA
- a CDS encoding AAA family ATPase, with amino-acid sequence MSHPQITLTVRHTPSALDTRRGVVRLHPEVLDALGLRAWDAVHLTGARVSAALAAPADEAGVPGVLLTDDVTMSNLGVTEGSEVVVAPAEVAAARTVTVAGSRLASVSVSPHMLRLALIGKVLTVGDAVSLLPQDLVPTPGSDPAGLRGQLSRAIGATWTNELLTVTATEPAGTVAVGPSTVVVWRDGARPAAEPAAPRSATALVRTSAVTAAEEWIDAEIVEDEVAVVEEVAEPVVPLADLIGAEAAARKLGEWFDLAFHRPELLARLGAPAHLGVLLSGPEGVGKATLVRSVAHEAGIRVVPLAAPNLAVLDPNVAVARLREAVRSTGEPAVLLLSDVDALLPAASPPPVATVVLEELRTALRRGRFAVVATTARAESADPRLRAADLLDRELGLALPDAKTRRELLNVLLRDVPLDSGIDCGVLAEKTPGFVAADLIALRRDAALRAALRQRDTDEPRISQQDLLDALATVRPVSMSTSDNLATGGLTLDDVGNMVDVKQSLTEAVLWPLRYPDSFARLGVEPPRGVLLYGPPGGGKTFLVRALAGTGALNVFAVKGAELMDKWVGESERAVRELFRRAAEAAPSLIFLDEIDALAPRRGQSSDSGVADRVVAALLTELDGVEPMREVVVLGATNRPELVDPALLRPGRLERRVYVPPPDAEARAAILAATSKNTPLASDVDLAAVASTLDGYSAADCAALIREAALTAMRESLEAREVTAAHLDAARRTVRPSLDPAQLAALEAYAKTQVAD; translated from the coding sequence GTGAGCCATCCCCAGATCACGCTGACCGTCCGGCACACCCCGTCCGCGCTGGACACCCGCCGCGGCGTCGTGCGGCTGCACCCCGAAGTCCTCGACGCCCTGGGCCTGCGGGCCTGGGACGCGGTGCACCTCACCGGGGCCCGGGTCAGCGCCGCGCTCGCCGCGCCCGCCGACGAGGCCGGGGTGCCCGGGGTGCTGCTCACCGACGACGTCACCATGTCGAACCTCGGGGTCACCGAAGGCTCGGAGGTCGTGGTCGCGCCGGCCGAGGTCGCCGCGGCGCGGACCGTGACCGTCGCCGGGTCGCGGCTCGCCAGCGTGTCGGTCAGCCCGCACATGCTGCGCCTCGCCCTGATCGGCAAGGTGCTGACCGTCGGCGACGCCGTTTCGCTGCTGCCGCAGGACCTCGTGCCGACGCCGGGGTCCGACCCCGCCGGGCTGCGCGGCCAGCTGTCCCGGGCGATCGGCGCGACCTGGACCAACGAGCTGCTCACCGTCACCGCCACCGAGCCGGCCGGCACCGTCGCGGTCGGACCGTCCACAGTGGTCGTCTGGCGCGACGGCGCGCGGCCGGCCGCCGAGCCCGCCGCGCCCCGGAGCGCGACCGCGCTGGTGCGCACCTCCGCCGTCACCGCGGCCGAGGAGTGGATCGACGCGGAGATCGTCGAAGACGAGGTCGCCGTCGTCGAGGAGGTCGCCGAACCGGTCGTCCCGCTGGCCGACCTGATCGGCGCCGAAGCCGCCGCGCGCAAGCTCGGCGAGTGGTTCGACCTGGCGTTCCACCGGCCCGAGCTGCTCGCCCGGCTGGGTGCGCCCGCCCACCTCGGGGTCCTGCTGTCCGGGCCCGAGGGGGTCGGCAAGGCGACGCTCGTGCGGTCGGTCGCGCACGAGGCCGGCATCCGCGTGGTGCCGCTGGCCGCGCCGAACCTCGCCGTGCTGGACCCGAACGTCGCGGTCGCGCGCCTGCGCGAGGCGGTCCGCTCCACCGGGGAACCCGCGGTGCTGCTGCTCAGCGACGTCGACGCGCTGCTGCCCGCGGCTTCCCCGCCGCCGGTCGCCACGGTCGTGCTCGAAGAGCTGCGGACGGCGCTGCGGCGCGGGCGGTTCGCCGTCGTCGCGACCACCGCACGCGCGGAGTCCGCCGACCCGCGGCTGCGCGCCGCCGACCTGCTGGATCGCGAGCTCGGCCTGGCGCTGCCGGACGCGAAGACCCGGCGTGAGCTGCTGAACGTGCTGCTCCGCGACGTCCCGCTCGACTCCGGCATCGACTGCGGCGTCCTCGCCGAGAAGACGCCCGGGTTCGTCGCCGCCGACCTGATCGCGCTGCGGCGGGACGCGGCGCTGCGGGCTGCGCTGCGCCAGCGCGACACCGACGAGCCGCGGATTTCGCAGCAGGACCTGCTGGACGCGCTGGCCACCGTCCGCCCGGTGTCGATGTCCACTTCGGACAACCTGGCCACCGGCGGGCTGACGCTGGACGACGTCGGCAACATGGTCGACGTCAAGCAGTCCCTCACCGAAGCCGTGCTGTGGCCGCTGCGGTACCCGGACTCGTTCGCCCGGCTCGGCGTCGAGCCGCCGCGCGGGGTGCTGCTGTACGGGCCGCCCGGCGGCGGCAAGACGTTCCTCGTGCGGGCGCTCGCGGGCACCGGCGCGCTGAACGTCTTCGCGGTCAAGGGCGCCGAGCTGATGGACAAGTGGGTCGGCGAGTCCGAGCGCGCGGTGCGGGAGCTGTTCCGCCGCGCCGCCGAGGCCGCGCCGTCGCTGATCTTCCTGGACGAGATCGACGCGCTGGCCCCGCGCCGCGGCCAGTCGTCGGACTCCGGCGTCGCGGACCGCGTGGTCGCGGCGCTGCTCACCGAGCTCGACGGCGTCGAGCCGATGCGCGAGGTCGTCGTACTGGGCGCGACGAACCGGCCGGAGCTGGTCGACCCGGCGCTGCTGCGCCCGGGCCGGCTGGAGCGCCGCGTCTACGTCCCGCCGCCGGACGCCGAGGCCCGCGCCGCGATCCTCGCGGCCACCTCGAAGAACACGCCGCTGGCGTCCGATGTGGACCTCGCCGCGGTGGCGTCCACTCTGGACGGTTACTCGGCCGCCGACTGCGCCGCGCTGATCCGCGAAGCCGCGTTGACGGCGATGCGCGAGTCCCTGGAAGCCCGCGAAGTCACCGCGGCGCACCTGGACGCGGCCCGCCGGACTGTCCGGCCGAGCCTCGACCCGGCCCAGCTCGCGGCCCTCGAGGCCTACGCGAAAACCCAGGTCGCGGACTGA
- a CDS encoding S1C family serine protease, whose protein sequence is MEDAMDAYSRAVSTVAKTVTPHVAGVQLARGGGSAVVFADDGHLLTNAHVVSDHRRGVATFADGSEVPFDVVGADPLSDLAVLRARGGNPPAAKLGDADELVVGQLVVAIGNPLGFSGTVTAGVVSALGRALPVRQGRTTRVIEDVIQTDAALNPGNSGGALADSAGRVVGVNTAVAGVGLGLAVPINATTRRIIDTLVVEGRVRRAYLGVVGVPAPLPDDVAERTGQAAGLRVREVVSGGPADRAGLRAGDLVLTVGRTRVSDAQGIQRQLFAEVIGTALPITVLRNGAMVDVYATPAELVG, encoded by the coding sequence ATGGAAGACGCGATGGACGCCTACTCGCGCGCCGTCAGCACGGTCGCCAAGACCGTCACCCCGCACGTCGCCGGGGTGCAGCTCGCGCGCGGCGGCGGGTCGGCGGTCGTCTTCGCCGACGACGGCCACCTGCTCACCAACGCCCACGTCGTCAGCGACCACCGGCGTGGCGTCGCCACCTTCGCCGACGGCAGCGAGGTGCCCTTCGACGTCGTCGGTGCCGATCCGCTGTCCGACCTCGCCGTGCTGCGGGCGCGCGGGGGAAACCCGCCCGCCGCGAAGCTGGGCGACGCCGACGAGCTGGTCGTCGGGCAGCTCGTCGTGGCCATCGGGAACCCGCTCGGCTTCTCCGGCACCGTCACCGCCGGGGTCGTCAGCGCGCTCGGCCGGGCGCTGCCGGTGCGGCAGGGGCGCACCACCCGCGTGATCGAGGACGTCATCCAGACCGACGCCGCGCTCAACCCCGGCAACTCCGGCGGCGCGCTCGCGGACTCCGCCGGCCGGGTCGTCGGCGTCAACACCGCGGTCGCCGGCGTCGGGCTCGGGCTCGCCGTGCCGATCAACGCGACGACCCGGCGGATCATCGACACGCTCGTCGTCGAAGGCCGGGTCCGGCGCGCGTACCTCGGCGTCGTCGGCGTGCCCGCGCCGCTGCCGGACGACGTCGCCGAGCGCACCGGGCAGGCGGCCGGCCTGCGGGTGCGCGAAGTCGTCTCCGGCGGCCCCGCGGACCGGGCCGGGCTGCGCGCCGGGGACCTCGTGCTGACCGTCGGGCGCACGCGCGTTTCGGACGCGCAAGGCATCCAGCGCCAGCTGTTCGCGGAGGTGATCGGCACCGCGCTGCCGATCACCGTGCTGCGCAACGGAGCCATGGTCGACGTGTACGCCACTCCGGCCGAGTTGGTCGGCTGA
- a CDS encoding peptide deformylase: protein MTIHPIVIAGEPVLHQPTREITEFDEKLRTLVDDMFETMYAAEGVGLAANQIGLDLRVFVYDCPDDEGVRHKGVVVNPKLETSEIPETMPDPDDDWEGCLSAPGESYPTGRATWAKVTGSDIDGNAIEVEGTGYFARCLQHETDHLDGYIYLDRLVGRHARAAKKMLKHNKWGVPGNSWLPPKTPEDDGAVI, encoded by the coding sequence GTGACCATCCACCCCATCGTTATCGCCGGCGAACCCGTGCTGCACCAGCCGACTCGGGAGATCACCGAGTTCGACGAGAAGCTGCGCACGCTCGTGGACGACATGTTCGAGACGATGTACGCCGCCGAAGGCGTCGGTCTCGCGGCCAACCAGATCGGCCTCGACCTGCGGGTGTTCGTCTACGACTGCCCGGACGACGAGGGCGTGCGCCACAAGGGCGTCGTCGTCAACCCGAAGCTCGAGACGTCGGAGATCCCGGAGACCATGCCGGACCCGGACGACGACTGGGAGGGCTGCCTGTCGGCCCCCGGCGAGTCGTACCCGACGGGCCGCGCGACGTGGGCGAAGGTGACCGGCTCCGACATCGACGGCAACGCGATCGAGGTCGAGGGCACCGGCTACTTCGCGCGCTGCCTGCAGCACGAAACCGACCACCTCGACGGGTACATCTACCTCGACCGCCTGGTCGGACGGCACGCGCGCGCGGCCAAGAAGATGCTGAAGCACAACAAGTGGGGCGTCCCGGGCAACTCCTGGCTCCCGCCCAAGACCCCCGAGGACGACGGCGCCGTCATCTGA
- a CDS encoding LytR C-terminal domain-containing protein translates to MSVFSGMSRPMKAAGVALIGVAIVAAVVGGISALSGDGSNEAGPSGTSSSPPGTSGGTSAPPATSSTATPPSTSANPSSPTPPSPTTPAPGQPTQGQPGQPGQPGGDQQASNKWVTVRVFNNSTIKGLADRAAEDFRGSGWNVNEVSNYSQGTIPTTTAFYRPGTDEEAAAKQLAQEFGIKAEARFPGIESASPGVIVIVTKEYQSGHKGS, encoded by the coding sequence ATGAGTGTGTTTTCGGGCATGTCCCGGCCGATGAAGGCCGCGGGCGTCGCGTTGATCGGCGTCGCCATCGTGGCCGCCGTCGTCGGCGGGATCTCCGCGTTGAGTGGTGACGGTTCCAACGAAGCCGGGCCGAGCGGCACGTCGTCGAGCCCGCCGGGTACCTCGGGCGGCACGTCGGCACCGCCGGCCACGTCGTCGACGGCCACGCCGCCGTCGACCTCGGCGAACCCCTCGTCGCCCACGCCGCCGTCGCCGACCACCCCGGCCCCGGGTCAGCCCACGCAGGGGCAGCCCGGCCAGCCGGGCCAGCCGGGTGGTGACCAGCAGGCGTCCAACAAGTGGGTCACCGTCCGGGTGTTCAACAACTCGACGATCAAGGGCCTGGCGGACCGGGCGGCGGAGGACTTCCGCGGCAGCGGCTGGAACGTCAACGAGGTCAGCAACTACTCCCAGGGCACCATCCCGACGACGACGGCGTTCTACCGCCCGGGTACCGACGAGGAAGCGGCGGCCAAGCAGCTCGCGCAGGAGTTCGGCATCAAGGCCGAGGCCCGCTTCCCGGGCATCGAGAGCGCGAGCCCCGGCGTGATAGTGATCGTGACGAAGGAATACCAGTCCGGCCACAAGGGCAGCTGA
- a CDS encoding nitroreductase family protein, with translation MDAETVLTTTRSVRRKLDFDREVPEDVLHDCLRVAQQAPAAGSMAAQFRWLLVRDPATKAGIAAYNREAAEAAWAKYGHLVEARALKSAQHLVRNLDRVPVLAIPCMIGRPPSDAFTQSAYFGSAYPAIWSFQLALRDRGLGSSICGYHLQDHESDVAALLGIPGDVMQISLLAVGYTTQRDFRPAARPAVRDITYFDAWERAGSLG, from the coding sequence ATGGACGCCGAAACCGTGCTCACCACCACCCGATCGGTCCGCCGCAAGCTCGACTTCGACCGCGAAGTCCCCGAGGACGTGCTGCACGACTGCCTCCGCGTCGCCCAGCAGGCGCCGGCCGCGGGCAGCATGGCCGCGCAGTTCCGCTGGCTGCTCGTCCGCGATCCGGCCACCAAGGCCGGGATCGCCGCGTACAACCGCGAGGCCGCCGAAGCGGCCTGGGCGAAGTACGGCCACCTCGTCGAAGCCCGTGCCCTGAAGTCCGCCCAGCACCTGGTCCGGAACCTCGACCGCGTGCCCGTGCTGGCGATCCCCTGCATGATCGGCCGCCCGCCGTCCGACGCCTTCACGCAGTCCGCCTACTTCGGCTCCGCCTACCCCGCCATCTGGAGCTTCCAGCTCGCCCTGCGCGACCGCGGCCTCGGCAGCTCCATCTGCGGCTACCACCTGCAGGACCACGAGTCCGACGTCGCCGCGCTGCTCGGCATCCCCGGCGACGTCATGCAGATCAGCCTGCTCGCCGTCGGGTACACGACCCAGCGCGACTTCCGGCCCGCCGCTCGCCCGGCCGTGCGGGACATCACCTACTTCGACGCCTGGGAGCGCGCCGGATCGCTAGGGTGA
- a CDS encoding TetR/AcrR family transcriptional regulator yields MVLTREKVLDAALRLADEQGLAALSMRKVAAAAGVEAMSLYNHVENKGDLLDGLTARVFEEVPLPDPSLPWDVRVRSLAEGLYASFARHPVVVRALAAQDANPRSAGALRVIDALLGALLDAGLSEEAAARSYRSLLGMLFGSVLTGTVGTGAKAERAEPVVAYFRRMATAAELPSLHRVLPALESGDCVQDFGYQLDLLLGGLLAAQPDLAP; encoded by the coding sequence ATGGTCTTGACCCGTGAGAAAGTCCTGGACGCGGCCCTGCGGCTGGCCGACGAGCAGGGTCTGGCGGCCTTGTCGATGCGCAAGGTCGCGGCGGCGGCCGGCGTCGAGGCGATGTCGCTCTACAACCACGTCGAGAACAAGGGCGACCTGCTGGACGGGCTCACCGCGCGGGTCTTCGAGGAGGTGCCGCTGCCGGATCCTTCGCTGCCTTGGGACGTGCGTGTCCGGTCGCTGGCCGAGGGGCTGTACGCGAGCTTCGCGCGGCACCCGGTGGTCGTCCGGGCGCTGGCGGCGCAGGACGCGAACCCGCGCTCGGCGGGGGCGTTGCGGGTGATCGACGCGCTGCTGGGCGCGTTGCTCGACGCCGGGCTGTCCGAGGAGGCCGCGGCCCGCAGTTACCGGTCGCTGCTGGGGATGCTGTTCGGCTCGGTGCTCACCGGCACCGTGGGGACCGGTGCGAAAGCCGAACGCGCCGAGCCGGTGGTCGCGTACTTCCGCCGGATGGCGACGGCGGCCGAGCTGCCGAGCCTGCACCGCGTGCTGCCCGCGCTGGAGTCGGGCGACTGCGTGCAGGACTTCGGCTACCAGCTGGACCTGCTGCTCGGCGGATTACTTGCGGCGCAGCCCGATCTGGCGCCATGA